The Parashewanella spongiae genome has a window encoding:
- a CDS encoding DUF4440 domain-containing protein gives MRLLLVFISCYIFSVNFSFASETDSYNNQLNKTYQSFIESFEKLDADQIDQMYDRDILYISEGKSQPILQGSNEVKLIYQRFFDRVKQKNIRLKIGFRLLSRDIADEQATDIGYYIIRFIPSKKSEEPVSEFAGKFLIVSKKAKNGQWLWSMEMNNRAKLEYYFNSKSKKNLFYSKTLKVDK, from the coding sequence ATGCGATTACTTTTAGTTTTTATTAGCTGTTATATCTTTTCCGTTAATTTTTCTTTTGCTTCAGAAACAGACTCATACAACAATCAATTAAACAAAACCTACCAATCATTTATTGAGTCATTTGAAAAGCTCGATGCTGATCAGATAGATCAAATGTACGATCGAGACATTTTGTATATTTCAGAAGGCAAGAGCCAACCTATCTTGCAAGGAAGCAACGAAGTTAAACTCATTTATCAACGCTTTTTTGATCGTGTTAAGCAAAAAAATATCCGTTTAAAAATCGGATTTAGATTATTGAGCCGTGACATCGCCGATGAACAAGCTACTGACATTGGTTATTACATAATCCGCTTTATACCCTCCAAAAAATCTGAAGAACCGGTTTCAGAATTTGCAGGTAAATTTTTAATCGTTAGTAAGAAGGCCAAGAATGGCCAATGGTTATGGTCAATGGAAATGAACAATCGTGCTAAATTAGAGTATTACTTTAATTCAAAAAGTAAGAAAAATTTGTTCTACAGTAAGACATTGAAAGTTGATAAATAA
- a CDS encoding DUF406 family protein: MKEIKNSQSIDVNDTCNTCGAFVDLGAVINENDTELLIELTGADANSEAQRLATIATQNFTNVDYKLDEGVDKVSLVIKFNVTAEKMIFQMQQGLT; encoded by the coding sequence ATGAAAGAAATTAAAAACTCCCAATCTATTGATGTTAATGACACTTGCAACACTTGTGGGGCTTTTGTAGATCTCGGTGCCGTTATAAATGAAAACGATACTGAGCTTTTAATCGAGCTTACTGGTGCTGACGCCAATTCTGAAGCTCAGCGATTAGCGACAATTGCGACACAGAATTTTACAAATGTTGATTACAAACTTGATGAAGGGGTAGATAAAGTTAGTTTAGTCATCAAATTTAACGTCACTGCTGAAAAAATGATCTTCCAAATGCAGCAAGGTCTAACCTGA
- a CDS encoding YchJ family protein, with product MSSNHCPCGSSLSYTQCCQLLHISKITASSPEQLMRSRYSAFVKHEFQYLLDTHAPEFRSELSIEILSQPPLPNWIALEVEKSSQDHHSGTVTFKAWFHLNKKLDVIYEQSNFVLRDGLWYYTDGKHLSTELPSRNDSCICGSGKKFKKCCHNIYTG from the coding sequence ATGAGTAGTAATCATTGCCCTTGCGGATCATCATTATCATACACACAGTGTTGCCAACTGCTTCATATAAGTAAAATAACAGCTAGCTCACCTGAACAACTAATGCGTTCACGTTATAGCGCCTTTGTAAAACATGAATTTCAATATTTATTAGATACACATGCGCCTGAATTTAGAAGTGAATTATCGATTGAAATTTTAAGCCAGCCACCTCTTCCAAACTGGATAGCACTTGAAGTAGAAAAATCTTCTCAAGATCACCACTCAGGTACAGTGACTTTTAAAGCTTGGTTTCATCTAAATAAAAAGCTCGATGTTATTTATGAACAATCGAATTTCGTATTGAGGGATGGCTTATGGTATTACACCGATGGCAAGCATTTATCAACAGAACTGCCTAGCAGAAATGATTCTTGCATTTGTGGGAGTGGTAAAAAATTTAAGAAGTGTTGTCATAATATTTACACTGGTTAA
- a CDS encoding putative bifunctional diguanylate cyclase/phosphodiesterase gives MEPRKYQSIIELIVCSEAKHKGDFAETSALSTKLLRQHLQLSGTSIWLLSPCQTKLNLIAHNGPLSVSESSDVIPLSEYPDYLNLLKSSRHIDVADAKQDERVAELRNRYLEPFNIGSLLDIPIRINGSLEGILNLERVDIQKDWTDTEISIACQVADQLALTLATQQSYRKDELLSFFQSAVDQSDQVTMLFNLKNEVVEFVNEAYANLTGLPIKSFLNKSIWNLILFKQKPEYGMAHLNKLKQGETVRDVVELKRPDGTAIWAKFCSRPFLTNTNERLVLVSIDDYTSQQQAKQELERRAWRCNLTGLYNRFHFTNELEKTKSGNLVLIDIIGFKHFNDTYGHSRGDFLLRETARRMKHFSEANLAKEIARVGSDEFAVLLTETHSVEELESFANKLYHHLMHPIQIDRESIAIKPAIAVVDIASVINSLSPLASADIAIQHAKKKQSKRIQFFNAALLSAFKEDSNIEHDLHYAIRGRQFELYYQPLMDLESQAYTGAEALIRWHHPQKGVLYPGSFIDIAEQTGLINLIGSWVLESACRQLNLWQRFNSDMTMHVNVSARQFFSGNLFNEVWELLTRYKIKPSSLILEITETELMEDIRHATSLCNELSELGVGLAIDDFGTGYSSMRYLKQFPITKLKIDRSFITDIDSSKESREIVSAIIAMAKALNLSLTAEGVETKEQEFFLSKQNCNQAQGFLYSPALREADFNEFLASSMNEIQGEAIH, from the coding sequence GTGGAACCTAGAAAGTACCAGTCCATCATAGAGTTAATTGTTTGTTCAGAAGCAAAGCATAAAGGTGATTTTGCAGAAACCTCTGCGTTATCGACGAAGCTGTTGCGTCAACATTTGCAGCTATCAGGAACGAGTATTTGGTTGCTTTCACCATGCCAAACTAAACTCAATTTAATTGCTCACAATGGACCGTTATCAGTGAGTGAATCATCTGATGTTATTCCTCTTAGTGAATATCCAGACTATTTAAATCTTCTTAAAAGCAGCCGGCATATCGATGTCGCTGATGCTAAACAAGATGAGCGCGTTGCAGAGTTAAGAAATCGATATTTAGAACCATTTAATATTGGCTCATTATTAGATATTCCAATTAGAATAAACGGATCTTTAGAAGGAATATTAAACTTGGAGCGAGTTGATATTCAAAAAGATTGGACTGACACTGAAATCTCAATTGCTTGTCAGGTTGCTGATCAACTTGCGTTAACGTTAGCGACTCAACAAAGTTATCGTAAAGACGAATTACTTTCTTTTTTCCAATCGGCTGTTGATCAATCCGATCAAGTCACCATGTTGTTTAACTTAAAAAATGAAGTTGTCGAATTCGTCAATGAAGCTTATGCCAATCTTACTGGGCTTCCCATTAAGTCGTTCCTCAATAAATCTATTTGGAATCTCATTTTATTTAAACAAAAACCTGAATATGGAATGGCACATCTTAATAAGTTAAAACAAGGTGAGACGGTTAGAGATGTCGTAGAGCTTAAACGGCCAGATGGAACTGCAATATGGGCTAAATTTTGTTCGAGACCATTTTTAACTAATACTAATGAGCGTCTTGTACTCGTAAGTATCGATGATTACACGTCTCAACAACAAGCAAAGCAGGAACTAGAAAGAAGAGCGTGGCGTTGTAACTTAACTGGCCTTTATAACCGCTTTCATTTTACTAACGAATTAGAAAAGACCAAATCTGGCAATTTAGTGCTAATTGATATTATTGGCTTTAAACATTTTAATGATACATATGGTCATAGTCGAGGTGACTTTTTACTCAGAGAAACTGCGAGAAGAATGAAACACTTTTCTGAAGCAAATTTGGCAAAAGAAATCGCAAGGGTAGGGAGCGATGAGTTCGCTGTTTTACTGACTGAAACACATTCCGTTGAAGAGTTAGAATCATTTGCGAACAAGTTATATCATCATCTAATGCATCCTATACAAATCGATCGTGAGTCTATTGCTATTAAACCTGCGATTGCTGTTGTGGATATCGCGTCAGTGATCAACTCATTATCTCCATTAGCCAGTGCAGATATTGCCATTCAACACGCTAAAAAGAAGCAAAGTAAGCGAATACAGTTTTTTAATGCGGCTCTATTATCGGCTTTTAAAGAAGATTCAAATATTGAGCATGATCTACATTACGCCATACGTGGCCGTCAATTTGAGTTATATTATCAGCCGCTTATGGATTTAGAGTCACAAGCTTATACAGGCGCAGAAGCACTTATTCGTTGGCATCACCCTCAAAAGGGAGTGTTATATCCGGGTAGCTTTATTGATATTGCTGAACAAACAGGACTAATAAATTTAATTGGTAGCTGGGTTCTTGAATCAGCTTGTCGGCAACTGAATCTCTGGCAGCGCTTTAATTCTGATATGACTATGCACGTGAATGTGTCAGCTAGGCAGTTTTTTAGTGGGAACTTGTTTAATGAAGTGTGGGAATTATTAACACGTTACAAAATCAAACCTTCGTCATTGATTTTAGAAATCACAGAAACTGAGTTGATGGAAGACATCCGTCACGCGACTAGCTTATGTAATGAATTGTCGGAGCTTGGAGTGGGGTTGGCGATCGATGATTTTGGCACTGGTTATAGCTCTATGCGCTATTTAAAACAGTTTCCAATTACGAAGCTTAAGATTGATCGCTCATTTATAACCGATATCGATAGTAGTAAAGAGAGTAGGGAGATTGTGAGTGCAATTATTGCAATGGCAAAAGCATTAAACCTTTCACTGACAGCTGAAGGTGTAGAGACAAAAGAACAAGAGTTCTTTTTAAGTAAACAAAACTGCAATCAGGCTCAAGGTTTCTTGTATAGTCCAGCGTTGAGAGAAGCTGATTTCAATGAATTTTTAGCAAGTTCGATGAATGAAATTCAGGGAGAGGCAATTCATTAG
- a CDS encoding M2 family metallopeptidase: MKTTTPKPARLALAIALTLSIGACAEQQAEKSTENEVTVAQANEFIDNAEQQLSQLSIEANRAEWIYSNFITEDTASLAAAVGEKVTASSVKFATEAAKYADLKLGPVNARKLNTLRTSLVLPAPLDPKKNAELAGISAELNGLYGKGKYCFADGNCMTLPELSAIMAESRDPALLLEAWKGWREISKPMRPLFKREVELANEGARDLGFNDLSELWRSQYDMKPDEFSQELDKQWGKIKPLYDSLHCYVRGELNQKYGDEVVSKTGPIPAHLLGNMWAQTWGNIYDEVSPENGDPGYDLTKLLVDNNYDEKKMVQQAEGFFTSLGFEPLPETFWTRSLFTQPKDRDVVCHASAWDLDNLDDIRIKMCIQKTAEEFSVIHHELGHNFYQRAYKGQPFIFKNSANDGFHEAIGDTVALSITPKYLKKIGLLNEVPDESKDIGLLLKQALDKVAFLPFGLMIDQWRWKVFNGEISPEQYNQAWWDLRNKYQGVASPVTRDESDFDPGAKYHVPGNVPYTRYFLAHILQFQFHKSLCDIAGDKGPVHRCSIYGNKEAGTKLNEMLEMGSSKPWPEALAVVTGKKEMDAQAVLDYFAPLQVWLNEQNKVKNNQCGW; this comes from the coding sequence ATGAAGACAACTACTCCCAAACCCGCTCGTCTCGCCCTAGCCATAGCGCTGACTTTAAGTATTGGAGCTTGTGCTGAACAACAAGCCGAAAAATCAACTGAAAACGAAGTCACAGTAGCACAAGCAAATGAATTTATCGACAACGCAGAGCAACAGCTATCACAACTCTCAATTGAGGCAAATCGCGCCGAATGGATATACAGCAACTTCATCACTGAAGATACAGCATCACTTGCTGCCGCAGTAGGTGAAAAAGTTACGGCCAGCTCAGTAAAATTCGCGACAGAAGCTGCAAAATATGCAGACTTGAAACTCGGCCCAGTTAACGCTCGTAAACTCAATACATTGCGAACTAGCCTAGTGCTACCTGCACCATTGGATCCCAAAAAGAACGCTGAGCTCGCTGGTATTAGTGCTGAGCTAAACGGATTATACGGAAAAGGAAAGTACTGCTTTGCTGATGGTAATTGTATGACCTTACCTGAATTGTCTGCCATTATGGCTGAATCACGTGATCCAGCTTTGCTTTTGGAAGCATGGAAAGGCTGGCGAGAAATATCGAAGCCTATGCGACCATTGTTTAAGCGTGAAGTCGAATTGGCAAACGAAGGGGCAAGAGATCTCGGTTTTAATGATTTATCGGAGCTTTGGCGTAGTCAATACGACATGAAGCCTGACGAATTTTCTCAAGAACTCGATAAACAATGGGGAAAGATTAAACCATTATATGATTCTTTGCATTGTTACGTTCGCGGCGAACTAAACCAGAAGTATGGTGATGAGGTTGTTTCAAAGACTGGCCCTATTCCAGCCCATTTACTTGGTAATATGTGGGCTCAAACATGGGGTAATATTTATGATGAAGTTTCTCCAGAAAATGGCGATCCTGGTTATGATTTAACTAAGCTTCTTGTTGATAATAATTACGACGAAAAGAAAATGGTCCAGCAGGCTGAAGGCTTCTTTACTTCACTTGGTTTTGAGCCACTTCCAGAAACCTTCTGGACTCGTTCGTTATTCACCCAACCTAAAGACCGCGATGTTGTCTGCCATGCTTCTGCTTGGGATTTAGATAATTTAGATGATATTCGTATCAAGATGTGTATCCAGAAAACCGCTGAAGAGTTCTCTGTTATTCATCATGAATTAGGCCATAACTTTTACCAACGTGCGTATAAAGGTCAACCGTTCATATTTAAAAATAGCGCGAATGATGGTTTCCATGAAGCCATTGGTGATACTGTCGCACTTTCAATTACACCTAAGTACTTAAAGAAAATCGGCCTACTTAACGAAGTACCTGATGAATCTAAAGATATCGGTTTACTTCTAAAGCAAGCTCTGGATAAAGTTGCCTTTCTACCATTTGGCCTGATGATCGATCAATGGCGCTGGAAAGTATTTAATGGTGAAATTTCACCAGAACAATACAATCAAGCTTGGTGGGATTTACGCAACAAATATCAAGGAGTAGCTAGCCCAGTAACACGTGATGAATCAGACTTTGACCCAGGGGCGAAATACCATGTTCCAGGTAATGTGCCTTACACACGCTATTTCTTAGCACATATTTTGCAATTCCAATTCCACAAATCATTGTGTGATATTGCAGGAGATAAAGGTCCAGTACACCGCTGTTCAATTTATGGCAATAAAGAAGCAGGAACAAAGCTTAACGAAATGCTGGAAATGGGCTCAAGTAAACCGTGGCCTGAAGCTCTCGCCGTTGTAACAGGTAAAAAAGAAATGGATGCACAAGCTGTGCTTGATTACTTTGCACCATTACAAGTTTGGTTAAACGAGCAAAACAAAGTTAAAAACAACCAATGTGGTTGGTAA
- a CDS encoding VC2046/SO_2500 family protein gives MQLERALINELDTGLSLNLATVSNRRSDFSLLLALMSQDIRDMAQFELEHSQADAEKLKLRKKFKLPAEETLIADLSTQTLPVDHSATFQAQGVIEFRLQQNLKPEAIVSRGKYPADFTEAINNCDIHVSRKINGIDGDKKLKSVPFITQLEQQRTMSKLIAQA, from the coding sequence ATGCAGCTTGAGCGAGCGCTAATAAACGAATTAGATACAGGATTGTCGCTTAATTTAGCGACGGTATCGAATCGTCGTAGTGATTTTTCACTGCTACTGGCTCTGATGTCTCAAGATATTAGAGATATGGCGCAGTTTGAGCTTGAGCACTCACAGGCTGATGCTGAAAAGTTAAAATTACGCAAAAAATTTAAGTTGCCTGCCGAAGAAACGTTAATCGCTGATTTATCCACTCAAACTTTACCTGTTGATCACAGTGCAACTTTTCAAGCTCAAGGTGTAATTGAATTCAGATTACAGCAGAACCTTAAACCTGAAGCGATAGTATCTAGAGGGAAATATCCAGCTGATTTTACCGAGGCCATAAATAACTGTGATATTCACGTTTCTCGTAAGATCAATGGGATTGATGGAGACAAAAAATTGAAGTCAGTGCCTTTTATTACACAGTTAGAGCAACAGCGAACAATGAGTAAATTGATTGCTCAAGCGTGA